The genomic window ACCAATTGTGCTGCCAACATGGCGGCCACTGCTGCCGGTGTGGGTGCCAGTGCCGATGGTGTGTGGATTGTGATGTTTGAAAACTGGTGGCAGCAACACTCGTCCAAGGCCTGGAATGAGCACACTACGGTCATGTTTTAGAAATTCAGGTTGTTTCATTTGATCATCATTCTTCGAGATGTCACGTGCTGCAATGGCTTGCCCAGCAATAACAAACAGAATGCTGAGCATGAAAACGTGAGTAAGCAAGGAACTAATTTTGCAAGCCATTATCAGAGTAAGTAAGAGTGAGAGCTAGGATTGGTTCTGATATGATGGGGAGAAGGGATTAAATAATGCTTCTTATAGAGAAGGTCTAAGTGAGTTGGTTGATCAATTGGCGGTGAGTTAGAAAGAGCATTCCATTTTAAAAGCACCATTGAAGGAGACGTCCCATAAAAACAGAAGCAAAGCATGCAATAATTAGCATGAATTGCATGGGTAGGTTAGGTGGCTTAGGGTTTGCCATGTTGGGTGAGGTTTTTGGGTAAGTTATGAGATTTTTCTCTTCAAAGGCTATGTGTATCTATACTAAAAACGCTTAAATTATATTTACATTATGTTTTTATACTATATTTTGACTAATTCATTCTTTCACCACAACTCTATTGGAAACTCAGATGAATATGTATCTGTCATGGAAGATCCACAACTTGTAATTATCTTTTCTTTGGTCGGTTTAATTCAACttaatattaattgaaaacatgtaaacaaaaaaatcatacaaaaatatatatttgacatTGGAGTGATAACAAAAGCTTTGTTATGTTGTAAATTCAATGAATAATAGGCATGTATAGCATACAATGAAAAAAATGTACATAAacattttagttaaaaaaaaaacactttgataccatattaaaatagatataaaattatttaaaacaaaaaaagttaaattgACTAGAAAAAACCTAATTTATTATTGGTGAGAATATGGTCTAAGCACTTATACTTTTTACACTTTGGAATTTAGTTCCTCTACTTATATTTCTACTAATTTATTACAcgtatttttttgaatttaaaaatttaagttcaagtatTAACCcagttaaaattatttaattaaattcattaataaaatattttaaaataaaaaaactcacttgATAGTTATGTAACAAAAACAAATGATATTATAATAggattaaatttaacaaaaaattaacaattaaacttgtatttttaaattcaaaaaataaagatactaaatttttaaaaaaataaattgaaagattaaattatatgaaaatatatatatatatatataacacatatttaaatttaaatttgaatatgatgACCCACAAATAGTGACTTGCAAAATGTTGACTGCTACCAAATAAAACGGAGCAATAAAGGATTTGATGCATAAAGCCTAGAGGTGTAAACCATTTTGCTCACATGGATATATTCAATGTGTGTATAAATATGGGTGAAATGAGAATTGTCTATTGATATTAAAGCAATGCTTATTTAGCTTgcatttttacatttaaaaaaactaaggctcctttttattttaaaactggtattttttatttttaaaattaaaaaacatcttcggtaaaaagaaaaattttcagTAATATAAAAATACGATTCATATTTATTTCCTATAATAGaaacatgagaaaaaaaataatttttttaaaaaaaatactaaaaatcatagaaaactgtaaaactttttaaaacattACAAATTTTGCTTAATCTGTTGGGTAGTAGATATTTGGTAGTATTTAACAGTTTGAAGTTGCAAAATAAAGAAATGTCAAATCATGGATTTTTTATCATTCAAGatacaaaatttcaaaaaggctaataaaaaatattatgcttttcgacaaaaaagaagaagcttgTACTTGTTTtggagaaataagaaaatcttaTATGAGTAGTTCTGCTAAAAATGTATTTATTAAGACATTTTATTAGTCAGCAAGGCCATTAAGTTGAGGTTTTAAAAGGGTTAATATCACAAATTGCCAAACATAGGACATGGAACATTTGTTTCTTTGGTGCCAATTTGCTCGAGCAATATGAAGTTATTTGGGGTTCAAGTCATGCAGGGTTTGGTCCAATATTTTATCATCACGAGTCGAAAATCCTTCAATGCAATTAAAATCCAAGTCCAACCAGCACAAAACCGAGGCGAAGGGGGACAGATACATGGTTAACAAAGCTTAATCATACGATAGGACCAAATTGGGAGTGAGAAGGAAATGGGGACAGGAGGAAGATTGGTCAGAGAATGTGGAAAAGGAGAACAGATTAGTAGCTAAAACCGACTCCAAGAAGCTGGGAAGGGGTTTCCATCATGAAATGGTAGCTAAAAGTGAAGAAACTCGGGGAGGTTCTACAGTTTCACGGGTAGACAGAACAAATAGAACTAGTAAAAGGAGCCAATTATGTCAATATGGTATTTTCCTTAATCATATATTAgctttttgataaaaataaatggcCTCAAATGGGTCTTAGCCAATCTGCATTCTCTTCAGCTGTCACCTTTGGCATGACTTTGTTGTATTTTCCCTCATTACTGGAATTGGGTCCCCTCATCTTAAATGTGAAAGCATTCCAGCATTTTAATAATTGACATAGAAAAGAATGTTTTAAGGCTGTGATTTTTATTAAAACCACCATTTTGCCATGTCATTGTAGTTAATGAACAGAGTAGCATACTTTTTTTTGGACAATGTGCAAGTTCTCTTTTTCAAATTCATAGACACGTACAGTGACGCTCCTCTAGGGTATTGCTAAGTGCCCATTTTATATAGTCTAATGTTCCCTAATATTAGTTTCAAATTACCAAATCTGTTTAAGGCAGGAACTTTTAGTAGGATCTAAAATGATCATATAGGAAATCATTAATAAGTATAATAGACCACAATTGATAACTAATTTGGAAATTCAGATGCATGATGACTTGGCAAGAAATAGTTTCCGACTAGAAAATGCATACAGGACTAGGAGTAGGCTCTAGACTTTAAAATGACAAACTCGAattcatataattttaattatgtgaATGACTACGATATATTACAATGGGACCCCGAAAGACTCAATGTAGATAAGTGATTCCCTTTATTCTTTAATTGATTGAAAGTTTCATAGCCAAGCATGTTCAAGGACGTGGGTTTGTTCTTGCAATGCCAGCACCACCACCTGTTGGAATTGGCACCTCAAAACCAGGGTTTGGAACGAATGTATCATCACCACCTCGAATCTGGCAATTTCCACCAATTGTGCTGCCAAAGTGGCCTCCACTGCTGCCGGTGTGGGTGCCAGTTCCGATAGTGTGTGAATTGTGATGTTTGAAAACTGGTGGCAACAACACTCGTCCAAGGCCTGGAATGAGCACGCTACGGTCATGTTTTAGATATTCAGGTTGTTTCATTTTATAATCATTCTTCGAGATGTCACGTGCTGCAATGGCTTGCCCGGCAATAGCAAACAGAATGCTGAGGATGAAAACATGAGCAAGAAGCAAGGAACTAATTTTGCAAGCCATTATCAGAGTAAGTAAGAGTGAGAGCTAGGATTGGTTCTGGTATGATGGAGAGAAGGGATTAAACGATTCTTATAGAGAAGGTCCAAGTGAGTTGATTAATCCATTGGCGATGAGTTAAAAAGAGCATTCCATTTTGAAAGCACCATTGAAGGAGACGTCCCATAAAAACAGAAGCAAAGCATGCAATAATGTAGCATGAATTGCATGGGTAGGTTAGGTGGCTTAGGGTTTGCCATTGTAGGTGAGGGTTTTCGGTGAGTTATGAGATTTTTCTCTTAAAAGGCTATATGTATGTGTGCTATAAAcgttcaatttaaatttaaatttacattttgtttAATGCTATATTTTGACTAATTCTATTTTTTCTATCATGCCCCAAAAACTAGGTTAGAAGAATTGGTTTTGTGAAAACCGAGAGTGGATACGCCTTGATTTATAAGGTTATCTTTGTGCATTTATAAATCGAGGGTTTGAAATGGGGACCAAAATTAgggttataataattaattaaagtattaaaataatataataaggttttattatattaattaatctaaaacgaAACTTGATTACgaggtttaatttgaaaatagtgtGTTTTAATTGAGTTAGGATCTAATTGGAAAATGGGTAAAACAAGGAGTGACCAAAAAGGGCAAATTGCTCAATTTTTGGGAAATTAGTCTTCCACTAGAAATTTCCGTCTTTTTCCCTCTCCTAACCTAAACCCCATCCTATGTTCCTACAGTAAGTACATCAAGAATTTTTACCTTGTTTAATTCCAAATTAGTTATaaattatgataatgaaatagTTTAATTACTAATCTGTTAATGTTATATGTAGAAATTATTAGTGAATACTAATGAGtatgattcaaattttattttatgttatgaaatttaagtaatTTACAATAATAGTGTGAaattgactaaatcataaagtTAATAAAGTATGTCATGACATTGTATAAAGTAGAAAGAGGTTTTAAATGAAGAAGTGTTAAAGTTATGGTGTTATATGTGATAAATGTGTAAgctaataaataatatgtaagttGAGTCCCTTCCTCCCATTTTATTGTTTTAGACAAACTAGGAAAAAGTCACAccttgaaataaatatatatatagttaagaAATGAGATTAAACAAGAAATAGGCTTTAGCTTTAATGGTTAAGAGTTAGCTTCCCTCTCTTGTGATTTCAGGTTTGAACCCCTTCTTCCCCTTCTATTTTAGGAATTCGGCCAATCTCCAAAAATAAAGCAATACTTACAATTAAGTGTCTAAATTAAGTAAGAAATAGGTTTGAGGCTTAATGGTTAAATAGTTGGTTTCCCCCTTGATAACCCAAGTTTAAGCCTCCTCCTCCTCCCCTTTCagtttaatttcaaatttcagaAAAATATTAGGAAAATTGCAAGTGCAACCCCTAGGGTTCACAAACCCTAGGAGTTTAACCAATTCTTTCCTAATTAGAATCCATATCTTGCTCTTCCTCAAAATTCTAATAGAATTAGAATTCCaccatctttttcttcttttcatagttagattttcatattgccccttttcaaatcctaatagaattttctctccatctttctatttatgctctttttattttattttccttttctatacatcatatttttatcctaattgttgataattatttttctttcccgAATCAAATAATCTTCCATTCAGTCGTTCTTTCTATCGATTTTGTAATTTTCGTCAATAGCATCCCTACCAAGAATCGGTAAGTACATCTCATTTTCGATGTTTAGATCTTGAATTTTCGTAGTATTTGTATCCAACTCTAATTTTACATTTGATTAAACAATCTTTTTTTGGTTCTTGTCAAACCTTTCGATAATCTTGTCGAATCTTGAAATCAATCATTAATTCATGTGCAAATGTCATTTGAAGGATCGTGTTCTGGTGAATCAGATCAGGATCAGGCATGAGGAACATCAATCAGACTCCCGATGAAAGGTGTGTGTGCTTTTACAAGCGAATTGGGTCAAACCGTGCTTAACGTTAGGGTCACATGagcgtgtgaaccacacggcccCTCACACTGCCATATGCCTCTGAAGCTCTAGGATAGTTCAAATCTCACACAGCCAAGAACCCTCCGCACGTCCATGTCTACCCTATAGGTAAATTTTTGCAAATGTCATGGTGACAATTtgttacacggcttggccacatggTTGTGTAACCCTTCCACACGGCCTATATCACctcacatggcctgaccacatggccgtgtgtcctctatttatagttttgcccaaaaatttatgttatatgcaatttagtccttgaatacTCCCGAAACTATTTTTAGTgtcttattttattcaattgatcccctaaaaatataaataatgttagAATCCATTATTTGATTGActgaattattatatttatgcatgatatgtgaataatatatatgtatgttgcaTCTATATTTCTGATTGTACGTTCAACATGCCTCATGATACAGTTAAATCAAATCCATGAAAAGTAAATTCTTTGCTACTGTACTGATTAGTTAAAAGCATATCTATTGCTGCCATATTGATATGTTATAAGCATATTACTCGTTGTCGTTTTTATTTGTTATAAGCATGTCATATTACATATCATAGGGCAAGACGCTTTGAAAAGAGGAAGTTCTGGCAGATTAATTATCTGCAACTCTGGTGATTCATCCACAACTTATCTAGAAACTTTAATCTGCAAATATGTTGTGCATTCACAACCATCTGACAACGTATTAACTTGCAACACTGGTGGTTCATCCACCCATATTCTGGCAACTTTCATATGCAAATATGTTGTGTATTTAGAGCCATTTGACAGTGTATTAACCTGCAACACTGGTGGTTCATCCACCCACATTCTGGAAACTCTTATATGCAAATATGTTGTGCATTCACAACCATCTGGTAGCATATTAACCTACAACTtttgtggtttatccacaacccaGTGTGTAGGGGtggatgagttctggggaactttactatggtgtgtagcggtgggGTAGAATCTTTTTTGTTAAACCAAATCTGTATTGTATTCATAAAGCATGTGCATACAATTTTGATATTTCTgagatgatatatgtatatgtatatacattgttGCGTTGATATGATATATCGATATTCTTAAAATACTACTATGAATTATACTATGTAATGTGATTTTGTATGTTAATCGGTTGCACTGGTTTtcttgtgatggaactcacactAGGCTTCATTGCTCACTGccattttatttccattttctacagataacccaccaggttaAGACGCAAACACAACATTCAGAGGGTCTCGACtcaattttgttaaaatattttagatttattatttgatatttttgttaTTCAGAGACTGTATTGTTTTATTCTTGATTTGTGGCATGAGACtcaggttttgggtttttaaatagcttgcatgacatttaatttgagtttagattgttgaaatatgatttttaattatttatgcataagatctgaatttttagtaaagaaaaacTAAGTTAAATATCACTTTTCGGCTGTTTGATTGTAATTAAAATTGTGGTAATAGATTATTGGAAAACTaactaaattttcttaaaattagtcATTGACACATAGGAAAGTTATCTAAATCAGTTTTTCATAACTCGTGAACTTTTCTGAAAATAGAttaagtttttactaaaataaacgACTTTTTTTAATAATGGCTGTTTTATAATCTCTGATACCTCTGCTAGGCTATTTCGGTGGCTAATATAATCTTCTGAATTCGGGCATAACGTCTAGACCAAGGTGGAGAGATTACACTTTCACTATAACTCTACCAGCAATTTAGATGAATATGTCACTGCCATGTAAGATTTACCTTTCCTTTTCTCCATCATCATACTCCACAACTTGCATTGTCTTTTTTGTTGCTCTAGAAATTAAGCAATTCAACTTAATATTAATTGAAAGGTTAAAATGTGTAAtcgtataaaatttaagatttaattttttgtaGTTTAAAAGTTAAATCTT from Gossypium hirsutum isolate 1008001.06 chromosome D12, Gossypium_hirsutum_v2.1, whole genome shotgun sequence includes these protein-coding regions:
- the LOC107943474 gene encoding uncharacterized protein, with the translated sequence MACKISSLLTHVFMLSILFVIAGQAIAARDISKNDDQMKQPEFLKHDRSVLIPGLGRVLLPPVFKHHNPHTIGTGTHTGSSGRHVGSTIGGNRQLPGSDE
- the LOC107947568 gene encoding putative cell wall protein; protein product: MACKISSLLLAHVFILSILFAIAGQAIAARDISKNDYKMKQPEYLKHDRSVLIPGLGRVLLPPVFKHHNSHTIGTGTHTGSSGGHFGSTIGGNCQIRGGDDTFVPNPGFEVPIPTGGGAGIARTNPRP